A window of Devosia chinhatensis genomic DNA:
GGAGAGCCCAATGACAGATAAAGTCGCCAAACTCGTCATCGGAGACCAGACCCACGAATTCCCGATACTGAGTGGTTCGGTTGGTCCCGATGTGATGGATATCCGCTCGCTCTATGCCAAGACGGGCCTGTTTACCTACGACCCCGGATTCACGTCGACGGCTGCCTGCGATAGCGCCATCACCTATATCGACGGCGACAAGGGCGAGCTGCTGTATCGCGGTTATCCCATCGAACAATTGGCCGAAAATTCCAATTACCTCGAAGTCTGCTATCTGTTGCTCTATGGCGAACTGCCGAGCAAGACCCAGTTTGCCGAGTTCGAGCAGCTCGTGACGCGCCACACCATGGTCCACGAGCAAATGCACTACTTCTATCGCGGCTTCCGCCGCGATGCGCACCCCATGGCCATCATGACCGGGGTGGTTGGCGCCATGGCCGCCTTCTACCACGACTCCACGGACGTCAACGATCCGCAGCAGCGCGAGATCGCCTCGATCCGCATGATTGCCAAGATGCCGACCATCGCTGCGATGGCCTATAAGTATTCGGTGGGTCAGCCCTTCGTTTACCCGCGTAACGACCTCGATTATGCGTCCAATTTCCTGCACATGTGCTTCTCGGTTCCGGCCGAGGAATACAAGGTCGATCCCAAGATCGCCCGGGCCATGGACCTGATCTTCACGCTCCATGCCGATCACGAGCAGAACGCCTCGACCTCCACTGTGCGCCTGTCCGGTTCGTCCGATGCCAACCCCTTCGCCTGTATCGCAGCTGGCGTGGCTTGCCTCTGGGGCCCGGCTCATGGCGGCGCCAACGAGGCCTGCCTCAACATGCTGCGCGAAATCGGCTCGGTGGATCGCATTCCCGAGTTCATCGCCCGCGCCAAGGACAAGAACGATCCGTTCCGCCTGATGGGCTTCGGCCATCGCGTCTATAAGAACTTCGATCCGCGCGCTAAGGTCATGCAGCAGACCGCCAAGGAAGTCCTGGCGATTCTCGGTGTCGAAAACAACCCGACCCTGCAGGTGGCTCAGGAACTCGAGCGCATCGCGCTCGAGGATCAGTACTTCATCGACCGCAAGCTCTATCCGAACGTCGACTTCTATTCCGGCGTGATCTTGGACGCCATCGGCTTCCCGACCTCCATGTTCACAGTGCTCTTTGCTGTGGCGCGCACCGTGGGCTGGATCAGCCAGTGGAAGGAAATGATCGGCGACCCGCAAAAGAAGATCGGTCGCCCGCGTCAGCTCTATAACGGCTCGATTGCTCGCGATTACGAGCCGATCAGCGGTCGCTGACGGCCCCATATCTCCAGGACCCGCTCAGCCGGGTCCTGACGTCCAAACGGCGGCCTGCCCGCCTCCATCATATCTGAAAGCTCGCCAAATGCGTCCACCTGCGCCTGGCGGGCATTTTTATTGCCCAGAAGCGCAAGCGCTGCCGGCAGGACTTCGCCCGCGACCAGAGGCGTGGCGACAAATTCCGGCACGACACGCCGGTCCAGAATGATATTGGGCAGGGACACCTGTGGCCGCCCGAGCGTCTTAAATATCTTCGCCTGATGATTGTCGAGCGCATAGAGCACCAGCATCGGCACCCGCGCGAGCGCCAGCTCCAGCGTCACTGTTCCAGACACACAAACGGCCCCCAATGCATCGGCATAAAGCGCGTGGCGATCCGCGCGGCGATCGATGATTGACACCGGCACCGGCCAGGTCGCCACTTCCCGTTCAAGCCGGCTGCGCAGGCGAGGCAGTGTCGGCAAGGCCAGGTGCGTCGCCCCGTCGATCCTGCTCAGTG
This region includes:
- the gltA gene encoding citrate synthase; translation: MTDKVAKLVIGDQTHEFPILSGSVGPDVMDIRSLYAKTGLFTYDPGFTSTAACDSAITYIDGDKGELLYRGYPIEQLAENSNYLEVCYLLLYGELPSKTQFAEFEQLVTRHTMVHEQMHYFYRGFRRDAHPMAIMTGVVGAMAAFYHDSTDVNDPQQREIASIRMIAKMPTIAAMAYKYSVGQPFVYPRNDLDYASNFLHMCFSVPAEEYKVDPKIARAMDLIFTLHADHEQNASTSTVRLSGSSDANPFACIAAGVACLWGPAHGGANEACLNMLREIGSVDRIPEFIARAKDKNDPFRLMGFGHRVYKNFDPRAKVMQQTAKEVLAILGVENNPTLQVAQELERIALEDQYFIDRKLYPNVDFYSGVILDAIGFPTSMFTVLFAVARTVGWISQWKEMIGDPQKKIGRPRQLYNGSIARDYEPISGR